From the genome of Seriola aureovittata isolate HTS-2021-v1 ecotype China chromosome 18, ASM2101889v1, whole genome shotgun sequence:
ttgtgttttgacttgGGTCCAGTTGTTAGTTGTTTCTCAAAGTCCTCCTCGCTGATTTGGCCTTTCTTTAGTTTCTTGAGAAGACGAGTGTCGTTTACAAGCTCCTTCATGTCTTCATTGTCCACGTCAGAgtcctgcagacacagacaagacaaacacagagacacatgaatCTAATCCTAATGTTTGTATCAATACGTTCATCGATCAGTGAATGGAAATACCTCATCGTGCTTCCTCTTGGCTGAACTCTTTTTCCTGCGATCCTTCTTGGCCTTCTGTTTGGACCAGGACTTGTTCTTGGTGAAAATCCTTCTGGGGAGGGGAttcgtttctctctctttcagcatcttctgtctctgtttctgcctgttCTTGTCCTTGTAGCGGATGGTCTCTGTGTCCACTGTCGTCTCGGCGAAGTCGGGGAACGTTTTTCCTCTCAGTTCGGGCATCTTCGGCAGGCGGAGGAGGGCGAAGCCGCGCGCCAAGGAGGCAAAGTCCAGATCTACACAAAGCAAGAAGCACACAATGTTTTATTTGGATTGATAATGAACTGAATCTTGAGCAAGcggcttttttttccttctcaccTTTGATCCTGAAGATGAGACTACATTCGTGTTTGGCGTAGGCCTGGACGTATGAGACGAAGGCCCTCATGCCTCGGTCAAACATGGCTCGGTCTGCCAGAGACATGGCCTTCACTTTGGGCAGCACGTCCACAACATCAGAGACAGGGGGCATCTTCTGGAGCGGGCACTGCAGACACGACAGAGGACACGTCATCACAAATCAAGTCACAGCGTTTTCATCAGGCGTGAAGAAACTTCAGAACAAGAGGAgcagaaatgaaaagtgaaaactcACTTTCTGGTTGATGGACAAGAAGTTGACGTAGGTCTCCTCCATCGGCAGCAGGAAGACGAGGGCGTTGCCCTGATTACCGATGCGTGCTGTTCGCCCGCAGCGATGTACAAACGCACTGAGAcgcagacagaaaataaaacattaaagcagGAAGCTTCTTTTATCAGATGCTTTCAAAATTAAAGCTCAGCAGATGTTGGTTTCGGTCTTTCATGAGATTAGATTATAGAAAATAAACCTTTCATTATAAACAAGACAGTGATTCGACTTCAGCCTTTCAGGTGCAGTGCTGTCACCTCACCTGGCGCTGCTGGGGGGGTCGTACTGCAGCACCCAGTTAACATCGGGGATGTCGATGCCTCTGGCCATGACGTCCGTACACACCAGGATCCCACTGCGACACAAGGACAAATAAATGATAGAAGCCAAATCACAGACCGACCAGAACGAACTCATCGTGAAACCTCGTCTTCACCTCTTCAGGCTCCGAAAGTCGGCGAAGATCTTGTTGcgtttgtttttcatcttgcCGTGGATGCAGCAGACGGTGACCTTCTTCACCAGCGTCTCCAGAGCTCGACCGTAGTactccacacacgcacacgtgctGACGGCGACACGGAGACAAGTTCATACACACCTGAACTGCACTTACAGATGAGGGTCGCTCCTGTACAATTAAAGATCTCTCCAGGAGTCTGGGTTCACACAGGATGAATTAATGCACAGCTGAACGTACCTGAAGAAGACCAGATTCTTCTCGTGCTTGTGTTGCCTTAGAAACGCCACCAGGTTGTTGAACTTGTGCTCAGATCTGCAGATCTGAAGTGAAAGACGTCACGTGGGAATTTTTGTGTCGTTACTGTTTGGACTTTGAGTTGACTGATGTGAAACAggcgtctctgtgtgtgtgtgtgtgtgtgtgtgtgtgtgtgtgtgtgtgtgtgtgtgtcactcacagTGTAGTAGTTGGAGAGTCTGGCGGGGGTTTTCTgggcggcggcggtggcggccACGCCTTTCTCCTTGACGGTGATGCGGACTGGGTTCCTGAGGCCGGCCCTCACCAGCTTCTCCAGCTCCTGTGTCTGAGTGGCTGAGAACAAGCCGGTGCGCCTCTGTTTGGGCAGGTAGCTCAGGATGGTGTTcagactggacacacacacacacacacacacacacacacacacacacacacacacacacacacacacacacacacacacacacagtgttagaTCTACAATacctacaaataaataaatacacagcacCGTGCAAAGGTTTAAGgcactttagatgtttagattaCGACACCAAGGAGGCG
Proteins encoded in this window:
- the ddx55 gene encoding ATP-dependent RNA helicase DDX55, yielding MDNTTDGTWDSLPVQLNESILQTLEELKFTHMTPVQSACIPLFMSNKDVAAEAVTGSGKTLAFVIPVIELLLKREEKLKKMQVGALVITPTRELALQISEVMGQFLHKFPQFRQILLIGGTNPIEDVEKFKDQGANIVIATPGRLEDMFRRKSDGLDLASSVKSLDVLVLDEADRLLDMGFVASLNTILSYLPKQRRTGLFSATQTQELEKLVRAGLRNPVRITVKEKGVAATAAAQKTPARLSNYYTICRSEHKFNNLVAFLRQHKHEKNLVFFSTCACVEYYGRALETLVKKVTVCCIHGKMKNKRNKIFADFRSLKSGILVCTDVMARGIDIPDVNWVLQYDPPSSASAFVHRCGRTARIGNQGNALVFLLPMEETYVNFLSINQKCPLQKMPPVSDVVDVLPKVKAMSLADRAMFDRGMRAFVSYVQAYAKHECSLIFRIKDLDFASLARGFALLRLPKMPELRGKTFPDFAETTVDTETIRYKDKNRQKQRQKMLKERETNPLPRRIFTKNKSWSKQKAKKDRRKKSSAKRKHDEDSDVDNEDMKELVNDTRLLKKLKKGQISEEDFEKQLTTGPKSKHKTEGPALDDASEQQDVS